The segment GTACATCTATCAAGGTTGCAAGAAAAGTCAGCTTTCTCATTGAGGCTATCCAGTCCAATGTGATGTGCTTCCTCTAATAAAACACAATGGGTCTGGAATGTGTCTAAGAAAGAATTGCCATTTCTTCCTCTACATCACCTTCATCTTAgctgtccagcagggggcaatGTTACTGCAAATTTGGACAGATTGACACAGCAAAGGGGCAGCATGATTTTAATCTGTATTCATCCACGGAAGGCTCACTGATTTGTAAGTATCCTACCTTGCTCACAAATGCCCAACTTAAGGCAAACCAGCCCAAATCCTTTCCACCCGCCCAAGGACATTTTCCCCACATGGTACAAACCCAAAgtttaaatgatgaaaaatgaaatgatgaacaCTAGAGGCTTGTATTGAGACCATGGATGTGCCACGCAGGACCTTCACAGACCTGAATATGACTGCAGCTCAGTGTGGCATCTTGAACAGATCAGTGCTGTGTATATACCAAGAAGACAGCTTGAAGTAGGATGTGTTaagtggaatgaaaaaaaaaaaaaaaaaaaaaaaaaaaaaaaatgtaaacaggtgattttcaaatcacgaaacttttttttttccattgcccAAGTTCGATTCATTAAGTTTGAGGACATTATGGGTaagtttaatgttttatttatttaagccaGAAAGCGTCTAATTTAGGGCTTTGCAAACTATCAGTAGCTGGTTTGGAGAAAGAAAATCCAGATGAATTTGTGTGGTATTGGCATTCAGTACTACAGCAAAGAGGCTCTTGTAATACCAACAGGCCTGCTGACAGATTGACAAATATAGCAAGTTGACACCCACAGTTGACTTGTTACAACTTCACACTCCTTTCTGTTGTGATTGATGTTCTCGCATGCCAAATAAAATCTCTCAATAGAGTGCAAGAAAGTCGAGAAGTTTGGTGCATTCATGAGACgcatcactttatttttttcaaatagtgTATAGTCAAATGAACGTGGGCCATGGATGATATGAATTACAATGTTGCTTTCTGTTAAACTCTAGTACCAGGACCAGGGACATTTATATTATCTAAATTTATATTTAAGACTTAAGACAAGGGTTAGAGAAAGTCACAGTTTGTGCATagaggagagaaaccatttcaaAATTATAACTTCATTATTAGGTAAACAAATTTTTGTTCCCCTTTGCTGTTAATATTAATCACACTAAGAGAAGTATGGATCATATTTTCTAAATGACTAAGAGCTCTGATTATTATGAAGATAAATGGTACCACTATACTTCAACATCTGCTTCAAATGtctcttttcacacacaaaactgaaCACCAGCTTAAGTGGGCAAATTTTATTACTCCACCATTACAAACCGCATTTAAAGTACACAAAGAACAAATGGGTTAAAGGCTGCTTATTGGGATCAGCTTTTGTAAACAGTGAAGCATATTGCCTTATGATTATACTGCACAGGGATATATTTTCTTTGCAGTGTTCTGTTCAGTAAAGCTTCTTCTTTTAAATACTTTCAACACAGTGGTTTCAGTAGTTGATGCCAAAAACCTGTCAACTGACAAGCCAATGatgcaatgttaaaaaataacctTTTGAGCAGCaaataaatttcacattttaatttcacacatacatctcaacttttctttttctacatTCTTCAATATGtgttttgtgattgttttttctgctgcccCTAccccaaacaaaaacagagcaacAGCTCCACTCACAGTTTAAGCTGCAGGAAACAAACGAGGTCAACTATCAATAAAAAGTTGAAATAAGGCACTTTAACTCTTTAAATGCTTCAAGTCACTTTAGGATAGTTAATCTCCACTCAGTCTTGATCAAGCTATACAGGCACTTATGGGACAATGGGGGTGCTCCACAAGGCAGGATTGGCAAATTAGCCAGATAACTTAAAAATGtgtaacaaaaatatatatattatttatttgccatAATCAACATGCATGAATGAATCACACTCTTAATCCTAATAGGTTTTGTTTTGCACACTCaaatcaccaccaccacaataTAGCACAATTGTTTCCACACTTATCTGGCTGACTTTCTAATCCTGTTTTACTGGATACCTCCCATCTCTCATGTCCCAACAATGCCCTGTTTACCTTGAGAATTATTCTAATAATTCACTTCCATTCTTAGTATCAGAAAATCAGACACATCAACACTGCAAACTTTCAACAGCAGTATGATAACAAACCTTCAGTAATATGCTGTTGCAGCAGCAAGTAGGTATACCGCTTTCAAGGCTGAAGTGAGTTAGATCAAACAAATTAAgatgaaatgtaataaaatctAAATATGCAAGTGCAAACTTTTTGGCACAAACTGCCATGAAATAACGCTTAATAACGCTTGCATAGTCAGGATTAGTGAGCACCTCTTATGTAAACAATTAAGTACACCCTTGAGAAGACTCAAGTGTCAGGCAACATGTCTAACTGCATAAAGCAATGTACTCAGTTGATCAGCTTCTCAACTTCATCAAGGTCGTCAGTGTTGAGTTTGAGAATTTtcctgtctgagagagagagaaaaaataaaattagggATTCAAATATTTGCCATGTTACTGTATCAGCATCTCAGTTTGTAGTAAATGAGACATACTGAAGTGATCCTCGATTTGCTTGATAATATTCATGCTGTGTGGACTGTCCACCATGTTGATGGCAAAACCTTTTTTGCCAAAACGTCCTGTGCGGCCAATCCGGTGAAGGTATGTCTCGCAGTCAGCTCTCCCGTCTTTGTCCACAGGAAGATCAAAGTTGACTACAATTGAGACTTGCTCTACATCAATACCTGTAAAATTAACAGACCCACAAAATTTAGATTAAATTTAGAGATGTTTACATGCACCTCCTAACAAATATAAAGATCAGAAAGAATATCAAGAAAACTAGAACTTCTACCTCTGGAGCACACATTTGTGGTCACGAGCACCTTCTCCTTGCCACATCTGAAGCGCTCAATAACGGCAGCTCGCTGCTCCACTGTCATTTCCCCACTCAGCAAGGCCACAAGGTGGCCCTCTTTGGTCAGCTGTGCAGTCAGCCACGAAGCAATTTTGCGGGTCTGAAGACAAGGCACCATTTCATCTGTCACTATGCAACAACTCAATAGCAAGATACAGtcaatgaagaaaataaacttcaaattcaaataagAGCACTAGATCTATTTACTTTGGGTTGAAAAGAGGACTTACATGGCAGAAGATCATGGCCTGGGCAATGGTAAGGCTTCCATAAAGGTTACAGAGTGCTGTGAACTTGTCCTCCTTGTCGTTGCACGACGCATAGAACTGCTTGATGGTGTCCACTGTCTCCTCCTCACGCTTCAGCTTGATGATATTTGGGTCAGGAACAATCCTCTCTGCAAACTTCCACACAGAGTCCTCAAAAGTTGCAGAGAAAAGAAGCATCTGGCAGTCCTTTGGTAGCAGTCTGCAGCAGGAATTTGAGAAAAATTATGGATATTAAGGAGAGGCAGCTTGTTAGCTAATCTGATAGAGAGAACAAGTGGATGCCTGTTATGTTGTTCAGGTGTGAGAGCAGTTGTTGTTAAAGGTTTTTCTGAAGGGAGCCCACCTCTGGATGCGAATGCTCTGGTCCTGATGACCCTGTGTGGCTATCATGACATCAGCCTcatccaacacaaacacagtgatcTTCTTTGGGTCGATAAGCTTCAGCTTTGTGCACCAGTCTAGGACTGTGCCTGGTGTCCCAATCACAATCTGCTCCTGCAGCTTGGAGCCTCGATCCACTGAACAGAATACAGAAAGTCATCTATGACGTGCACTAATGTAGCAACACTTgctaacagaaaaaacacaggtgTACTTTAAGTTATTACATTAATTATGGTCATCCTGTTCTTACTTTTATTGCCGCGAATGGCATATGCCAATTTCACTTCAGGATAAAATTTTCCCATTTGCTGAATTACTTGTCCAATCTGCATAGCAAGCTCGTATGTAGGTGAAATGCAAAGGCACTacaagggaaaagaaaaaaaaaatacatatattgcAAGCTAGATATCAAGGCATGCAGCTGAAAATGTGGACATTGACTAGTCAAAAAATTACAAGTTAATCTCACCTGAGTCCATTTGTTGGCTGGGTTTACATGGCTGAGCATGGCCAGtgaaaaagcagctgttttACCTGTGCCAGACTGCGACTGGGCAATTAGATTCTGAGGTCTGAAACCATAGAAAATTTGGACAATGCTGAAAAATATGTGTCAATGACGTCaatgttaaacattttttagtTACTATTATCATGGGGCTAGGCTCCTGGCATTATCGCAAAGGAGAATATTGGTGTCAGTTTAGATATTCCCAAACAATTTTACAATGCATAACATAATTATTCATATTTactaatttgacattttcaaaatacaaactTAACAATGTCAAGTTTAACTTGAAGTTAGCCGCTGTCCTGAACAACATCGATTCCCGACATGAGAAGACATGGATGAGCAAACAAAGACAGTAAGGTGGCATGTTTTTGGAATTAGTTCCCAGCAGAGACTTCCATTTCCTGCTGTGGGTGTCAGATGACTGGCAATAAGCAAAGCAGAACATAATGTGCATACTGATAGGAAGACAACTCAACTCAGCTACAATGAAATAATGATATGGAGAAGCACTGAGAAAACCAAATTaatggcttatttttcaatcaaGCAGACAGTGGGAGCTTGTCTTCAAAATGTAGAAACATAACAGCAGACAGGTCTGATATCTCTGACTGCCATGACCGCAAACACCACCAGGAATAACTCAAAGAGGCAACCTAGATGAGTGACATCTGttctaacaaaataaaataagcaaccaaaaccaaacacacacatacacattatcTATGAATACAGATGCAGGGCTGaattatatcttttttttttttttaaatatgtcttATGAAATGTGGTTCAGTCAAGTCTTTCCCAAACCCAAGAGACCctgaaagatttatttattactgacAAGTATAAAAATGGACACTCACGGCTCTGCCAGCATCATGGGCAAAGCATTCTCCTGAATTCTGGAGGGTCTGTTGAAGCCCATGTTGTATACACCTTGAAGCAGCTGAGGTTTCCTGATGaacatcaaataaataacaacagaaacagtattttcacaaaacacaagaagagCAGATAACCTAACAGAGATGCTCTGATATGGACTTCCAGGGACAGTAACTAATAATGTTTGCTGTGGGTGATAGACACAATAACATTATTCttgcatttgcaaaaatgtgaagagaaaaggctatttttttttttttttttttagatttccaACATTTTTACTGGCATACTTCAAAGATTTATATCCTTTACTCTCTTAAAAAGGCTGACAGACAGCAATGTAATTAATACAAACTAATACAAACATCAGTGACAGCCAGTCAAACCTGATGTACATTAATGAACTCTCTGCCTTTAGTTgtcattcacattcacagatgaatttttaaaaaaggctcCACACTATCGGATGTAATTACCAGCTGAACTTCCATTTTCGGGGCAGCAGGGACTgacaaccatgtgccatggtgTGCTGCTGTCATCAGTGAATCACCTGCTGTGCTCTTTTGGTTGCAATGAAAACCTGCGCACTCTCTGCCCTCCATGGCACACAGCTGCCTGCCACTAGCCTCCTACCCGCTTGTTTCCACTGCCATAACCCCGCACACACTTACAGCCTCAGCTCTTCGAAAGTCTTCACGGAGTACAGAGGAGAGGTGGGGTCTCTTTGGAGAACCTCCACCAGGTTTCTGTTCTTCACCAAAGTGTGGCGGATCATTTTATTCAACAGGGACTGCTCGGCCAGGTCCGGTCGGTCCCCCTCGTCCCTCCTGCCaccattttcagttttgtttggcaCAATGTTTCCTGCACAGGACCCCCACAGTAAAACAATTATTATGAAAACTGGATGAAAATGGGTGGAGATGAAGATGGgtggtataaaaaaaaagaaaaaaaaagaaaaaagatttataTTACCGTTTATTTCTCCCCTCACGCGACGTGAAAACTCCATTCGGTCGTTTTTTCTTGAGAAGTCAAACTAGTGAAGgacaaaattattgaaaaattaaaaatgattgaCAAGCCAAATATTGCCGGTAAGTGGACATAGTAATGTTATATGTAAACTAGCCAACAGTGCGGTAGGTATTTACTTTACAGCAGCTAGGTTGGATGATTTAACAGTGTCAGCTAGCGTTTTAGCTAACATTGACGTTAATGTCCGATGCGCGAGTTCGGCCCGTGTTTGATCCAGTTTTTGCACCTCGCGACGGGTCGGCTAACCTTTCAAAACTTGACTTACCTGCACGGGAACTGTGGTAGCTTCTTGAACATCGACTGCCTGCGCCCAGGAGTCTGTAGCCATTTGAAGTGTTAACAGAGAATTTTTAGAAATCTTTTTAAACAACACTTCATCCGAAGTTTGATGAAAGCGTGAAAGTGAAGTGACGATGTGCCGTTTCCATCAGCCAACCAGCAGTCGCAGCTAGCTGGACCCGACCtcaccactgctgctgcattCACGTGGCAGCAGCAAGATCGGAATTATAAGTTTAGGTGGGAGCTCATATAAACGTTTCTATAAACTcgtttaaaacaaataaagcacatagtaacaaatttgatcatttgttttttcattagaAGCTGCAGAGCAAAGCAACAAACACTAGTCAAATAGCAGCTAACACAAGCCAGAAATCAAGTTCTGACAGTGTCTGTTTTGTTATATGAGTAACTATAAGACACTTGACACTTGAGCGGCACACAAGTTGTACTCACAACTGTGGAATTCAGAAATACAAGCCCAGGAGGAGCACTTGAAAGCAGCATTCTGTTCCCACCCTGGCAGGGCTGACTGACGCACCTGCATGACAATGTCTTTTATCAAGCATTTAGCTGATATTTATtcggctttttttcccccagacacTCTTTTCTCTAGTCTTTCATAACAATTCATGCAATGTTTTGTACTTgagtatttgttttaattttctatttAACATGTTCTGCTTTGTGATGTCGATTTTAACAGCCATTGTCAAATGTTCGCAGCCTTAAGTACTGGCAGATTTGTTGTTTTCCACATAactaaataatgtaaataataataaaattgcatattattgttgttgttgttgttgttgttgttgctattctTAATtgttaatactactactactaaaaatattattattagtagtagttgtagtatttaGATCTGTATGTGCTGTTAGGACTGTATCAAGGGTTAAGATTaactaaaaataatttaaagtgGTCACTTCATTATCAGCGACTCATTATCCACATGTCTGATAACATGTACCTTCCCTTATAGTTTCCCTTGCATTTGAACAACCAGGTGTTGACATACCATGGTGCGTTCCGGAGAGATGCTGTGAGTCTGTCcatgtactctctctctctctctctctctctctctctctctctctctctctctcatagacATCCCTTCACACACTGTATAACAAATACCACTATCTTTAGTTAATTCCCATGGTAGAGGACAGTCTAATCCACATGTGCCAGCATTAATGCCAGTAATATTtctgaacataaaaaaaaaaatagtcagaGATCTACAACTTGGCCCCATGAGATCATGAAGATGTTATGAGATCTAGGTTGAATGTGAGATTCTTGCTTTTACATGCCCAAATAACCTGTTATTTGTAGTGGCCTCTGCTATAATAGAATATAACTTGCATCCATATCCAGAGAAAGCCCCCATGGCTGTGTTTACCATCGTCAGATACATTTTTCCTTAATTCATTCTTGCACCTGCAGATTTTACGTCTTGAGTGCACATGTTGAAAAATTGCCATCGCTCTGCAAGAGAGTTGTTTATGTTCATGTATACTGAACGGTTATCCTCCACCACAGGAGTTACATAAATTTTAAATGTGAgtggaatttccctttaatCCTCATATTGTCTGGTTATTGAGTGAGCGCgcaagtgtgtctgtgtgtgtgatggcgcGTGACCACGTTTGAGAGGGTGAGAGATAGGcagcgagagacagagggagaggagggggggtggtgggggttatACACACTGGATTTTATTGGCAGCAGGTTAATTCAATTGTGAAGCGGATGGTGAGTTTCCGCCAACCAgtatgctaacacacacacacccacacacacaacaccatcCCCATTTTCACATCTACCAAATGACTTTAAAGACAAATATTGATTGTCATGGTAACCTCTGAAGAAAACAGATGGATCAGACTGGGTGATCATAAAACACAGAGCATGCCAAAACACCCACATTGGATTTAAAACATTAACAGCTTTCCAGTcacaccacagagagagagagagagtgggggagagagagagagagagagagagagagagagagagagacacacacacacagagcgaatTAAGAATGATGTGAGGGAGATAGTGTTCGCTATCACCTACCACCCACCCCTTTTTCCCACCCTTTTCTCATTCGCttggtgttttatttcatttacccTGATCCCCCAGGTTTCAAAAAGGATACTTGAATGGTAGCTCTCGTCATTGATTTCAGGGAGGGCTGGAGAGAATGGGTGGTGCTGATGCTATGAATGCGGAGGGAAGGGGGATGTTTATCTGTAACACTGGaccctctctgtctcagccCCCCCTCTCttgcacgctctctctctctctctctctctctctctctctctctctctctccctctctcggcAAAGCCCTCCAACTCCACCAgccacagggaggaggaggaggagagaataaAACATAGTTTTTCTAACCACATGTTGCTGTGCTTGATTGAATTGCTGCAGCGGTTCCTACCTAGCATCCTCTCCTTTGTGTTATACCCCTCATTAACGCTGGGGCCATTGCATCAATAGTTTCTGCCACCTGTGGCAGTAGTCCTATTCCCTCTACGCCACAAGGAGAGAGCATCAAGGGAGACAGGGGAGCTAGGAGAGCAGAAGGATATCTTTGATGATAAGTGGACTTCTGAAAGAGGGAGATATCCTCACCACCTACTAATTGACACAAATGAAAGGTAAGACACTGAGGCTGATACTATAATGAAGTCAGATGCATTATTGTGCTGCAACGCCTCTGTCATGCATACAATGGTTCATATGTTATATACTGTTGTCATTTTGAGGAGGGAGAAAATGCTTTATATTGCAATATAAGCACAAGTGATGTGTCTTGATTCATGCagtaaacagaaacagaggcatTCTATTTCAACAGGTGGTTGCACTGCATCTGCTCCCTGTTTTGACAGTAATGAGTGCAAAGGAGTATGGCaatgctgacagaaaatgttGAGAGTTGATGCTTTGGTGGTCTCTTAGCCCCCCTCAAAGGACTCAGGATGATTCATGTGACTAAAGCAGCCAGGCGCAAAGCACCCGGGGACCGACACTTTTAACACTCATTACTACAACTCAAAGGACTGTAGCAAAAAGATGTCTTGCAAACAGAAACATACAGTGTTAACCTGCCAGTGATTTAAAAAGAACAggtgcacacatactgccaacttcatatttcatgttctATAGAATTTTTATTCTTATCACTTTTCACATGATTACAGAATGTTTCCCCTTCACATTGATTTGTGATTATTTATTGATGACTGATGTCTGCATCATTTAACCTGTGTTACAGCGTCTTCTTGTTATAGACAATAAAGGAAAATTTGACAGCCCAGTTGTTATTGAGATTTTCTGTTGAAAGCGATTACTTAAATtaaatctttcatttttttttttttgcctggaaGAGGAGATTATTTCCACAGAGGGACAAGAAGACGAATGCTGGTATCTGCTCCTTAGTCTGCGGTGCACTGGACACATGATGGCACTGTTGACACAGATAGCAAAGTGGTGTGTTAAACTGTGTCTGTATGACCTTTTCTTCTCCATAAATAACCATCTGGAGCCCATAATCCCAGTTTGACAGTTAGAAAGACTGACCTCATTTGTCACTAAATTATGGATCCTCAAAGACTTCTTATGCGCCGTGAGTCTGTGACTTGCCTCATCTTAGCCGAGGAAGCAGCCAGGCCCATTTGAATTTTCCCCATGATTTAATTAAGGTTTTGTGGTTTCTAAAGGCAGGAAAGTGCCTATTCGGGCTCTTTTGGTCACAGTCACTCACTGTATCTCAAGTAATGGCACACTTTGGAGAGATTACTGGTCAATCTGCAGGCGAGCAAGCGGAGCTGTCTCTATGGAAATTGCTTTCGTCATAACACTTCCTGTTGGGGCTCTGGTCTTGCAGCAGAGGCAGACCCTTGACAGCACATAACAAAGATTGCTGCTGCATGAGATGACATTTACAGAGAAATACAGTTCAGAAGCAATTGCTAATTTTATTGTACTTGTTACACAATCAGCAATGCAGCATTCTACCAGAGCACTGTTAATGCCcctgaatatttcattttaccTTGCATGGCACAGTATATTGGATTTGAATGACTGATTTTTGCTTCTCTgtttcatggtgtgtgtgcattgtaaTGATGTTATCGGCGCAAATTGCAATTGCTGTTGCTTTTTCCCCACAGATCCAGATTAGATGTAAACACTACAAATACAGAATTCTGTTATTCATCCTACGATTTGTGAAAAGTCTGTGGAGAATATTTTTGAGTTTACGATGATTATAAAACTTTAATGTGTTAAAGAGACGGCTGGACAGCAGCTTTCATATAGGTTCACAGCCGTTATTGTGGTCCTGTTTCTTTGATGTCATTGCTGGGTAACAATGCAAGGGATAAGAGTGAAAAAAGAGGATGAGAAGCTTCCAACAGCCTCCTAATTTGTACTCTGACATATCATTATCTGATGAGTGTATTCTTTTAAACATCTTTTGACATGTGGCAATGATCCAGAATCCTAAAACCAGCACCATGCCCGGACTTATTAACAAGGAAAGGCGGAACGCTCTGCCCCTCAGTGTctctgacatcacttcctgtgtcagGGGTTACACTCTGGCATTGACAGCCTCCATGACATATGAAAATATTGAGGACCATGCAATCGAGGGTGAGTACACTGCAGGAGATTGATCCGATAACTACCCAACACAATAAAAGCTTTGCTGTTAAAGGTCATGGGCATGCTCTTGGGGAACACTGAAGGGTTTAAGGAATAACGTGCCAGTACCAAATCAAGGTGTGTGGCAGTGAGAAAagtgatttatgttttttcattgCATGCATTTCAAAACTTGAGCCAAAAGGGCAATATCATCCTCTTAATTACCAATTAAAATGGTCCTATGCTCTGAAGCACACTATCAAAGCCTCCCCTCTCATTATAGCATAGGTTTGAAGCATTGCTGTTAagagtgaatgtgtgcatgcactgctTGCTTGCTTCTGGTTAAatcctctgttgttgtttttttttccccaggaatCTTCATTTATCCACTGGAAGAAAACTCCACTGTTGTTGGATTTGAAGCTATGATAGCAAATCAAATAATAACACTGCAAATCAAAGACAAGGCAAAAATTGATGACTGTTACCTTGACAGCTGCAATGCATCTAATGGGGCCCTCCAGACTGGCAGCGGTAAGAATGAGCCTTTTGTTATATAGACTTTGAAAATCTCACACATCGTTATCAAGTGTAGTAATTATGGATGCAATTATGGAGACAGCTGAAGTAATATCATGGCTTCTATAGAGGACAGAcataaaattgctttttttaaattttgtttttccttaacTCAATATACGCTCAAAAGAGATATGGaatgataatattttttctatttgtattgCATTTCCTTAAAGTCACATAATTGTCTCACAATCAAGGTAAGACAAGCAAACTAAAGCTGTGTACTGGCACATCAAGGGGTTAGGAGATCAACAATATAACTGAGGGCCAATTCGTAAACCAGTGGTTAACCACAGAAACCATACCATTGCTGAAATGATGTGACTTATTCACTGTTTACAAATGGAAGAAGTGCAGAGCATTTTGATTCAGGCAGAAATGAAGAGGAGGACAAGAAGATGTGAATGACTTTTGCAAGATTGCagtatgattttaaaaaagggcTTGATTGAAGAGCCAGGAAATTTAAGAGATGGCTCTTAGCTGAAAGAAAGAGGGCTGCACAACTCTCCTTACCTGAATACAAAAGGTTAGGTTCTCATCAAAAATGCTATGTTCCTGGGTGGCTTTACACTAGCTGGCacattgaaatatttatttttgatcaAACCAGTGGTATTATGGGGGCCACATAGAACAATTTatgatatacactatattaccaaaagtattcactcacctgcctttactcatactatgaactgaagtgccatcccattcctaacccatagagttcaatatgatgtcggtccaccttttgcagctattacagcttcaactcttctgggaagactgtccacaaggttgaggagagtgtttataggaatttttgaccattcttccaaaagcgcattggtgaggtcacacactgatgttggtcgagaaggcctggctctcagtctccgctctaattcatcccaaaggtgttctatcgggttcaggtcaggactctgtgcaggccagtcaagttcatccacaccagactctgtcatccatgtctttatggaccttgctttgtgcactggtgcacggtcatgttggaagaggaaggggcctgctccaaactgttcccacaaggttgggagcatggaattgtccaaaatgttttggtatcctgaagcattcaaagttcctttcactggaactaaggggccaagcccagctcctgaaaaacaaccccacaccataattcctcctccaccaaatttcacagtcggcacaatgcagtctgaaatgtaccgttctcctggcaacctccaaacccagactcgtccatcagattgccagatggaaaagcgtgattcatcactccagagaacgcgtctccactgctctagaggccagtggcggcgtgc is part of the Myripristis murdjan chromosome 7, fMyrMur1.1, whole genome shotgun sequence genome and harbors:
- the ddx19a gene encoding ATP-dependent RNA helicase DDX19A, yielding MATDSWAQAVDVQEATTVPVQFDFSRKNDRMEFSRRVRGEINGNIVPNKTENGGRRDEGDRPDLAEQSLLNKMIRHTLVKNRNLVEVLQRDPTSPLYSVKTFEELRLKPQLLQGVYNMGFNRPSRIQENALPMMLAEPPQNLIAQSQSGTGKTAAFSLAMLSHVNPANKWTQCLCISPTYELAMQIGQVIQQMGKFYPEVKLAYAIRGNKMDRGSKLQEQIVIGTPGTVLDWCTKLKLIDPKKITVFVLDEADVMIATQGHQDQSIRIQRLLPKDCQMLLFSATFEDSVWKFAERIVPDPNIIKLKREEETVDTIKQFYASCNDKEDKFTALCNLYGSLTIAQAMIFCHTRKIASWLTAQLTKEGHLVALLSGEMTVEQRAAVIERFRCGKEKVLVTTNVCSRGIDVEQVSIVVNFDLPVDKDGRADCETYLHRIGRTGRFGKKGFAINMVDSPHSMNIIKQIEDHFNRKILKLNTDDLDEVEKLIN